The Desulfatirhabdium butyrativorans DSM 18734 genome includes a region encoding these proteins:
- a CDS encoding winged helix-turn-helix domain-containing protein, producing the protein MARPAKFTENAVEAARLFVKEAETARDLRIGLSILIPKIFGVSNANAAEVLGVGKATVVRMQKEIRDRVAGKSKPKASWGGRRRGHLSFEQEKEFLDPWIVTAERGGVLVVPPIHAAYEERIGCHVAASTVYRMLARHGWRKIAPDTCHPKRDAQSQEDFKKNSKKRWRRPPSRMS; encoded by the coding sequence ATGGCCAGACCGGCAAAGTTTACGGAAAACGCTGTCGAAGCGGCTCGACTCTTTGTTAAAGAGGCTGAAACAGCGCGGGATCTGCGTATCGGACTGAGTATTCTTATTCCAAAAATCTTTGGCGTCTCTAATGCCAACGCTGCCGAAGTTCTTGGAGTTGGCAAGGCAACCGTTGTCAGAATGCAGAAAGAGATTCGCGATCGAGTTGCAGGGAAATCCAAACCAAAGGCTTCTTGGGGTGGACGACGGCGAGGACACCTCAGTTTTGAACAGGAAAAAGAATTCCTCGATCCATGGATAGTGACGGCTGAACGCGGTGGTGTTCTTGTCGTGCCACCGATTCATGCTGCTTATGAAGAGCGAATTGGCTGTCATGTTGCGGCCTCTACGGTTTACCGGATGTTGGCTCGGCATGGATGGCGAAAGATTGCACCGGATACATGCCACCCGAAAAGAGACGCACAATCTCAAGAGGACTTTAAAAAAAATTCCAAGAAACGGTGGCGCAGGCCGCCGAGCA